In Pongo abelii isolate AG06213 chromosome 22, NHGRI_mPonAbe1-v2.0_pri, whole genome shotgun sequence, the following are encoded in one genomic region:
- the LOC100444342 gene encoding keratin-associated protein 10-5 isoform X1, which yields MAASTMSVCSSACSDSWRVDDCPESCCEPPCCTPSCCAPAPCLTLVCTPVSCVSSPCCQVACEPSPCQSGCTSSCTPSSCQPSSCQPACCTSSPCQQTCCVPVCCKPVCCMPTCSEHSSSCCQQSSCQPTCCASSSCQQSCCVPVCCKPVCCVPTCSEDSSSCCQHSSCQPTCCTSSPCQQSCYVPVCCKRVCCKPICCVPVCSGASTSCCQQSSCQPACYTTSCCRPSSSVSLLCRPICRPACCMPVSSCCAHASSCQASCCHLASCVSLLCRPACSRPAC from the exons ATGGCCGCGTCCACCATGTCCGTCTGCTCCAGCGCTTGCTCCGACTCCTGGCGAGTGGACGACTGCCCAGAGAGCTGCTGTGAGCCCCCCTGCTGCACCCCCAGCTGCTGCGCCCCGGCCCCCTGCCTGACCCTGGTCTGCACCCCAGTGAGCTGCGTGTCCAGCCCCTGCTGCCAGGTGGCCTGTGAGCCCAGCCCCTGCCAATCAGGCTGCACCAGCTCCTGCACGCCCTCTAGCTGCCAGCCG TCTAGCTGCCAGCCGGCTTGCTGCACCTCCTCCCCCTGCCAGCAGACCTGTTGCGTGCCTGTCTGCTGTAAGCCTGTCTGCTGCATGCCTACCTGCTCTGAGCATTCCTCTTCATGCTGCCAGCAGTCTAGCTGCCAGCCAACTTGCTGTGCCTCTTCCTCCTGCCAGCAGTCCTGCTGTGTGCCTGTCTGCTGCAAGCCCGTGTGCTGTGTGCCCACCTGTTCTGAGGATTCCTCTTCATGCTGCCAGCATTCTAGCTGCCAGCCGACTTGCTGCACCTCCTCCCCCTGCCAGCAGTCCTGCTACGTGCCTGTCTGTTGCAAGCGTGTCTGCTGCAAACCCATCTGCTGTGTGCCCGTCTGCTCTGGGGCTTCCACTTCATGCTGCCAGCAGTCTAGCTGCCAGCCGGCTTGCTACACCACCTCCTGCTGCAGACCCTCCTCCTCTGTGTCCCTCCTCTGCCGCCCCATATGCAGGCCCGCCTGCTGCATGCCCGTCTCCTCCTGCTGTGCCCATGCCTCCTCCTGCCAGGCTAGCTGCTGCCACCTGGCCTCCTGTGTGTCCCTCCTCTGCCGCCCTGCATGCTCCCGCCCAGCCTGCTGA
- the LOC100444342 gene encoding keratin-associated protein 10-5 isoform X2 codes for MAASTMSVCSSACSDSWRVDDCPESCCEPPCCTPSCCAPAPCLTLVCTPVSCVSSPCCQVACEPSPCQSGCTSSCTPSSCQPACCASSPCQQTCCVPVCCKPVCCMPTCSEHSSSCCQQSSCQPTCCASSSCQQSCCVPVCCKPVCCVPTCSEDSSSCCQHSSCQPTCCTSSPCQQSCYVPVCCKRVCCKPICCVPVCSGASTSCCQQSSCQPACYTTSCCRPSSSVSLLCRPICRPACCMPVSSCCAHASSCQASCCHLASCVSLLCRPACSRPAC; via the exons ATGGCCGCGTCCACCATGTCCGTCTGCTCCAGCGCTTGCTCCGACTCCTGGCGAGTGGACGACTGCCCAGAGAGCTGCTGTGAGCCCCCCTGCTGCACCCCCAGCTGCTGCGCCCCGGCCCCCTGCCTGACCCTGGTCTGCACCCCAGTGAGCTGCGTGTCCAGCCCCTGCTGCCAGGTGGCCTGTGAGCCCAGCCCCTGCCAATCAGGCTGCACCAGCTCCTGCACGCCCTCTAGCTGCCAGCCGGCTTGCTGCGCCTCCTCACCCTGCCAGCAG ACCTGTTGCGTGCCTGTCTGCTGTAAGCCTGTCTGCTGCATGCCTACCTGCTCTGAGCATTCCTCTTCATGCTGCCAGCAGTCTAGCTGCCAGCCAACTTGCTGTGCCTCTTCCTCCTGCCAGCAGTCCTGCTGTGTGCCTGTCTGCTGCAAGCCCGTGTGCTGTGTGCCCACCTGTTCTGAGGATTCCTCTTCATGCTGCCAGCATTCTAGCTGCCAGCCGACTTGCTGCACCTCCTCCCCCTGCCAGCAGTCCTGCTACGTGCCTGTCTGTTGCAAGCGTGTCTGCTGCAAACCCATCTGCTGTGTGCCCGTCTGCTCTGGGGCTTCCACTTCATGCTGCCAGCAGTCTAGCTGCCAGCCGGCTTGCTACACCACCTCCTGCTGCAGACCCTCCTCCTCTGTGTCCCTCCTCTGCCGCCCCATATGCAGGCCCGCCTGCTGCATGCCCGTCTCCTCCTGCTGTGCCCATGCCTCCTCCTGCCAGGCTAGCTGCTGCCACCTGGCCTCCTGTGTGTCCCTCCTCTGCCGCCCTGCATGCTCCCGCCCAGCCTGCTGA
- the LOC100444935 gene encoding LOW QUALITY PROTEIN: keratin-associated protein 10-12 (The sequence of the model RefSeq protein was modified relative to this genomic sequence to represent the inferred CDS: inserted 2 bases in 1 codon), protein MAASTMSVCSSNLSYGSRVCLAGSCDSCSDSWQVDDCQESCCEPPCCDPSCCAPAPCLTLVCTPVSCVSSPCCQATCEPSPCQSGCTSSCTPSCCQQSSCQQACCTSSPCQQSCCVPVCCKPVCCVPVCCKPVCCVPICSEDSSSCCQQSSCQPACCASSSFQQSCCVPVCCKPVCYHTCCVPVCSAASTSCCQQSSCQPACCTTSCCRPSSSVSLLCHPVCKSTCYVSVPSCSASASSCQPSCTASCVSLLCRPVCSRXCYSLCSGQKSSC, encoded by the exons ATGGCTGCGTCCACCATGTCCGTCTGCTCCAGCAACCTGAGCTACGGCAGCCGCGTCTGCCTTGCTGGTTCCTGTGACTCTTGCTCTGACTCCTGGCAGGTGGATGACTGCCAAGAGAGCTGCTGTGAGCCCCCCTGCTGCGACCCCAGCTGCTGCGCCCCGGCCCCCTGCCTGACCCTGGTCTGCACCCCAGTGAGCTGTGTGTCCAGCCCCTGCTGCCAGGCGACCTGTGAGCCCAGCCCCTGCCAATCAGGCTGCACCAGCTCCTGCACGCCCTCATGCTGCCAGCAGTCTAGCTGCCAGCAGGCTTGCTGTACCTCCTCCCCCTGCCAGCAGTCCTGCTGCGTGCCTGTGTGCTGCAAGCCCGTCTGCTGCGTGCCTGTCTGCTGCAAGCCTGTGTGCTGCGTGCCCATCTGCTCTGAGGATTCCTCTTCATGCTGCCAGCAGTCTAGCTGCCAGCCAGCTTGCTGtgcctcttcctccttccagCAGTCCTGCTGTGTGCCTGTTTGCTGCAAGCCCGTGTGCTAT CACACCTGCTGTGTGCCCGTCTGCTCTGCAGCTTCCACTTCATGCTGCCAGCAGTCTAGCTGCCAGCCTGCTTGCTGCACCACCTCCTGCTGCAGACCCTCCTCCTCTGTGTCCCTCCTCTGCCACCCCGTGTGCAAGTCCACCTGCTATGTGTCCGTCCCCTCCTGCagtgcctctgcctcctcctgccaGCCCAGCTGCACGGCCTCCTGTGTTTCCCTCCTCTGCCGCCCCGTGTGCTCCCG GTGCTACAGCCTCTGCTCTGGCCAGAAGTCCAGCTGCTGA
- the LOC100444342 gene encoding keratin-associated protein 10-5 isoform X3: protein MAASTMSVCSSACSDSWRVDDCPESCCEPPCCTPSCCAPAPCLTLVCTPVSCVSSPCCQVACEPSPCQSGCTSSCTPSSCQPACCASSPCQQQSSCQPACCTSSPCQQTCCVPVCCKPSCCVPVCCKPVCCVPTCSEDSSSCCQHSSCQPTCCTSSPCQQSCYVPVCCKRVCCKPICCVPVCSGASTSCCQQSSCQPACYTTSCCRPSSSVSLLCRPICRPACCMPVSSCCAHASSCQASCCHLASCVSLLCRPACSRPAC from the exons ATGGCCGCGTCCACCATGTCCGTCTGCTCCAGCGCTTGCTCCGACTCCTGGCGAGTGGACGACTGCCCAGAGAGCTGCTGTGAGCCCCCCTGCTGCACCCCCAGCTGCTGCGCCCCGGCCCCCTGCCTGACCCTGGTCTGCACCCCAGTGAGCTGCGTGTCCAGCCCCTGCTGCCAGGTGGCCTGTGAGCCCAGCCCCTGCCAATCAGGCTGCACCAGCTCCTGCACGCCCTCTAGCTGCCAGCCGGCTTGCTGCGCCTCCTCACCCTGCCAGCAG CAGTCTAGCTGCCAGCCGGCTTGCTGCACCTCCTCCCCCTGCCAGCAGACCTGTTGCGTGCCTGTCTGCTGTAAGCCT TCCTGCTGTGTGCCTGTCTGCTGCAAGCCCGTGTGCTGTGTGCCCACCTGTTCTGAGGATTCCTCTTCATGCTGCCAGCATTCTAGCTGCCAGCCGACTTGCTGCACCTCCTCCCCCTGCCAGCAGTCCTGCTACGTGCCTGTCTGTTGCAAGCGTGTCTGCTGCAAACCCATCTGCTGTGTGCCCGTCTGCTCTGGGGCTTCCACTTCATGCTGCCAGCAGTCTAGCTGCCAGCCGGCTTGCTACACCACCTCCTGCTGCAGACCCTCCTCCTCTGTGTCCCTCCTCTGCCGCCCCATATGCAGGCCCGCCTGCTGCATGCCCGTCTCCTCCTGCTGTGCCCATGCCTCCTCCTGCCAGGCTAGCTGCTGCCACCTGGCCTCCTGTGTGTCCCTCCTCTGCCGCCCTGCATGCTCCCGCCCAGCCTGCTGA
- the LOC100444342 gene encoding keratin-associated protein 10-3 isoform X4, with the protein MAASTMSVCSSACSDSWRVDDCPESCCEPPCCTPSCCAPAPCLTLVCTPVSCVSSPCCQVACEPSPCQSGCTSSCTPSSCQPSSCQPACCTSSPCQQTCCVPVCCKPVCCVPVCCKRVCCKPICCVPVCSGASTSCCQQSSCQPACYTTSCCRPSSSVSLLCRPICRPACCMPVSSCCAHASSCQASCCHLASCVSLLCRPACSRPAC; encoded by the exons ATGGCCGCGTCCACCATGTCCGTCTGCTCCAGCGCTTGCTCCGACTCCTGGCGAGTGGACGACTGCCCAGAGAGCTGCTGTGAGCCCCCCTGCTGCACCCCCAGCTGCTGCGCCCCGGCCCCCTGCCTGACCCTGGTCTGCACCCCAGTGAGCTGCGTGTCCAGCCCCTGCTGCCAGGTGGCCTGTGAGCCCAGCCCCTGCCAATCAGGCTGCACCAGCTCCTGCACGCCCTCTAGCTGCCAGCCG TCTAGCTGCCAGCCGGCTTGCTGCACCTCCTCCCCCTGCCAGCAGACCTGTTGCGTGCCTGTCTGCTGTAAGCCTGTCTGCTGC GTGCCTGTCTGTTGCAAGCGTGTCTGCTGCAAACCCATCTGCTGTGTGCCCGTCTGCTCTGGGGCTTCCACTTCATGCTGCCAGCAGTCTAGCTGCCAGCCGGCTTGCTACACCACCTCCTGCTGCAGACCCTCCTCCTCTGTGTCCCTCCTCTGCCGCCCCATATGCAGGCCCGCCTGCTGCATGCCCGTCTCCTCCTGCTGTGCCCATGCCTCCTCCTGCCAGGCTAGCTGCTGCCACCTGGCCTCCTGTGTGTCCCTCCTCTGCCGCCCTGCATGCTCCCGCCCAGCCTGCTGA